In Spinacia oleracea cultivar Varoflay chromosome 5, BTI_SOV_V1, whole genome shotgun sequence, a single window of DNA contains:
- the LOC130461117 gene encoding histone H2B-like has protein sequence MAPKAGKKLAEKNPSDAEKKPKAEKKLPKEATAPSTGVKKKRSKKSVESYKIYIFKVLKQVHPDIGVSSKAMSIMNSFMNDIFEKLAQESARLARYNKKPTITSREIQTAIRLVLPGELAKHAVSEGTKAVTKFTSS, from the coding sequence ATGGCCCCTAAAGCAGGAAAGAAGCTAGCAGAGAAGAATCCATCTGATGCTGAAAAGAAGCCGAAAGCTGAGAAGAAGCTTCCCAAAGAAGCAACAGCACCATCAACAGGCGTTAAGAAGAAGAGATCAAAGAAGAGTGTAGAATCCTACAAAATCTACATTTTCAAAGTTCTGAAACAAGTTCACCCTGATATCGGAGTCTCGAGCAAGGCGATGAGTATAATGAACAGCTTCATGAATGACATTTTCGAGAAGCTTGCTCAGGAATCTGCTCGTCTCGCTCGATACAACAAGAAGCCCACGATCACCTCTCGTGAGATTCAGACTGCTATTAGGCTTGTTTTGCCTGGTGAATTGGCTAAGCATGCTGTTTCTGAGGGTACTAAGGCTGTTACTAAGTTTACCAGCTCTTAA